A genomic region of Pseudomonas sp. RSB 5.4 contains the following coding sequences:
- a CDS encoding DUF2288 domain-containing protein has protein sequence MNQEPSTLYAKLLGETASITWKELEPFFAKGALLWVDPALDLIAAAEAVASDDGEKVAAWLAEDKLAKLSETRALDIFERDPQLWAVVVSPWILIQERAQV, from the coding sequence ATGAATCAAGAACCTAGCACCCTCTATGCCAAGCTGCTTGGTGAAACCGCATCTATTACCTGGAAAGAGCTGGAGCCGTTCTTCGCCAAGGGTGCCCTATTGTGGGTCGACCCGGCCCTGGATTTGATTGCTGCCGCCGAGGCCGTGGCATCGGACGATGGCGAGAAAGTCGCCGCCTGGCTGGCTGAAGACAAACTCGCCAAGCTGTCTGAAACGCGGGCGCTGGATATTTTCGAGCGCGACCCTCAGTTGTGGGCGGTGGTGGTGAGTCCGTGGATTCTGATCCAGGAAAGGGCGCAGGTCTGA
- a CDS encoding DUF2282 domain-containing protein translates to MMTTTRTLSAAALVLALGSALSMTAVSSANAADNSNMEKCFGVAMKGHNDCAAGAGTTCAGTAKMDYQANSWKFVPKGTCTTTESKTSPTGFGQMEAFKAKS, encoded by the coding sequence ATCATGACTACCACTCGCACCCTGTCCGCCGCTGCCCTGGTTCTGGCTCTTGGTTCTGCCCTGAGCATGACTGCCGTTTCCAGCGCCAATGCCGCCGATAACAGCAACATGGAAAAATGCTTCGGCGTGGCCATGAAGGGTCACAACGATTGCGCCGCGGGCGCAGGCACCACCTGTGCCGGCACAGCGAAGATGGACTACCAGGCCAACTCGTGGAAGTTCGTGCCAAAAGGCACCTGCACCACCACCGAGAGCAAGACCTCGCCGACCGGTTTCGGTCAGATGGAAGCCTTCAAAGCCAAGTCCTGA
- a CDS encoding DUF2599 domain-containing protein: MKRCLVRTVPLLILPLLLHATAATAESCAETLKKVETLYNNTVDSCGQDPASDCSGLLVRGTHRADPAKGQKWDVWNPSPKAVELGTFAASFMRADGISYEDPGMSTQNGYLITPRDLVKDPETPVHVYCAFPNDAWTDFRNDRGCGDNKNTAPTEAVCQAMKPPITSPSAWVAHFTQFNNNRQQDQLQCGFNMRNPMSSKERVDAFRNFMGARKVINSREFQTQTELRLGNPKTDELPILAFFYSDQRGLNDALANQKDYKAKTGKDRNIIKIDFPKTPVAKATFSCIQTSTPSAPKFCDKYIESSTWVQRPDPKLGPKTWSLSVVPTACGRAIKDDQTDRMFAELYNKHKDDPQWREYSVNGGSLRRQMVCHLAATYEGKPVRNKPEWNLEPARPYVDQATAVAQHCNPY; this comes from the coding sequence ATGAAAAGATGTCTGGTCAGGACTGTTCCACTGCTGATCTTGCCGCTGCTGTTGCACGCGACTGCGGCCACTGCCGAATCCTGTGCGGAGACGCTGAAAAAAGTCGAAACGCTGTACAACAACACCGTCGACAGTTGCGGGCAGGATCCCGCGTCGGACTGTTCGGGGCTGCTGGTTCGCGGCACGCACCGCGCCGATCCGGCCAAAGGGCAAAAGTGGGACGTGTGGAATCCCAGCCCGAAAGCCGTGGAGCTGGGTACGTTTGCTGCCTCGTTCATGCGGGCCGACGGCATCAGTTATGAAGACCCGGGCATGAGCACGCAGAACGGCTACCTGATTACGCCCCGGGATCTAGTGAAAGACCCCGAGACGCCAGTGCACGTCTACTGCGCGTTTCCCAACGATGCCTGGACCGACTTTCGCAACGACCGTGGCTGTGGCGACAACAAGAACACCGCCCCGACCGAGGCAGTCTGCCAGGCCATGAAGCCACCTATCACGAGTCCGAGTGCCTGGGTGGCGCACTTCACCCAATTCAACAACAACCGCCAGCAAGACCAGTTGCAGTGCGGCTTCAACATGCGCAATCCGATGAGCAGCAAGGAGCGGGTCGACGCCTTTCGCAATTTCATGGGCGCGCGCAAGGTCATCAACAGCCGCGAATTTCAGACCCAGACCGAGCTGCGCCTGGGCAACCCGAAAACCGATGAACTGCCGATTCTGGCGTTTTTCTACAGCGATCAGCGCGGCTTGAATGATGCCTTGGCCAATCAAAAGGATTACAAGGCCAAGACCGGCAAGGATCGCAACATCATCAAGATCGACTTCCCGAAAACCCCGGTCGCCAAGGCCACATTCTCGTGCATCCAGACCTCGACGCCGAGCGCGCCAAAATTCTGCGACAAGTACATCGAGTCCAGCACCTGGGTACAACGTCCCGACCCGAAACTGGGGCCGAAGACCTGGTCGCTCTCGGTAGTACCGACCGCGTGTGGTCGGGCGATCAAGGACGACCAGACCGACCGGATGTTTGCCGAGCTGTACAACAAGCACAAGGACGATCCGCAGTGGCGCGAATACAGCGTCAATGGCGGGTCATTGCGGCGGCAGATGGTTTGCCATCTGGCAGCTACCTACGAGGGCAAGCCTGTGAGGAACAAGCCTGAGTGGAACCTTGAGCCGGCACGGCCTTATGTCGATCAGGCCACCGCTGTAGCCCAACACTGCAATCCGTACTGA
- a CDS encoding DUF692 domain-containing protein, whose translation MLTTRETVPPRTRAALCGLPPRAGLGLKTGHFVEVLGTRPDIGFFEVHAENYMVDGGPFHHFLGLIREQYPLSLHGVGLSIGAEGSLDAQHLQRLKTLIERYQPQSFSEHLAWSSHGPVFLNDLLPLAYDTPTLNRVCAHIDQVQNSLKRPMLLENPATYLGFERSTIDEPEFITEVIRRSGCGLLLDVNNVYVSCVNHQRDPLTYLDALPLHAVGEIHLAGFAEDADSLGDRLLIDDHGAPIDDAVWALYRLALERIGPMATLIERDNQVPAFNVLLAEAQQAEALLLHAGNQP comes from the coding sequence ATGTTGACCACCCGCGAAACTGTCCCACCGCGCACTCGGGCAGCCCTCTGCGGGCTCCCGCCCCGCGCGGGGCTGGGGCTCAAGACCGGGCACTTTGTTGAAGTGCTCGGCACCCGACCGGACATCGGTTTCTTTGAAGTCCACGCCGAAAACTATATGGTCGACGGCGGTCCGTTTCATCATTTTCTCGGGTTGATCCGCGAGCAGTATCCGCTGTCGCTGCACGGTGTCGGGCTGTCCATCGGGGCCGAAGGGTCGCTGGATGCTCAACACCTGCAACGCCTGAAAACGCTGATCGAGCGCTATCAACCGCAATCCTTTTCCGAACACCTGGCCTGGTCGAGCCACGGCCCGGTGTTCCTCAATGACCTGCTGCCACTGGCGTATGACACTCCGACCCTGAACCGCGTCTGCGCGCATATCGACCAGGTGCAGAACAGCCTCAAGCGCCCGATGCTCCTGGAAAATCCAGCGACCTATCTCGGGTTCGAACGCTCGACCATCGATGAGCCGGAGTTCATTACCGAGGTGATCCGCCGCAGCGGCTGTGGTCTGCTGCTCGACGTCAACAACGTCTACGTCTCGTGCGTCAATCATCAACGCGATCCACTGACCTACCTCGACGCGCTGCCTTTGCACGCGGTCGGCGAGATTCATCTGGCCGGGTTCGCCGAAGATGCCGACAGCCTCGGCGACCGTTTGCTGATCGACGATCACGGCGCGCCGATTGATGACGCGGTCTGGGCGTTGTACCGGCTGGCGCTCGAACGAATCGGCCCGATGGCAACCTTGATCGAACGGGACAATCAGGTTCCGGCGTTCAATGTGCTGCTGGCCGAGGCGCAGCAG
- a CDS encoding NAD(P)-dependent oxidoreductase, with translation MMSTLPSLGFAGIGLMGLPMCRRLLAAGYPLTVWNRNPAKCAPLVEAGARQVASPAELCEHADVVMLCLADTAVVREVVFGAGGVAEGAKSGQLLVDFSSLEPTATREMATELADKTGMSWLDSPVSGGVVGAEAGSLAIMVGGAAADLDRVRPVLLSLGQRVTHMGGIGAGQVTKACNQMIVACNALVIAEVVALAEQAGVDARLIAEALAGGFADSKPLQILAPQMAESRFEPVKWHVRTLLKDLDTAVKFSREQGSATPISGLAAQLMRLHGAQGFLQKDPATLVQMYRAPDSAD, from the coding sequence ATGATGTCAACGCTCCCTTCGTTGGGTTTTGCCGGAATCGGCCTGATGGGCCTGCCGATGTGCCGCCGTTTGCTGGCTGCCGGCTACCCGTTGACCGTGTGGAATCGCAACCCGGCCAAGTGCGCGCCACTGGTCGAAGCAGGCGCCCGGCAGGTGGCAAGCCCCGCTGAACTGTGCGAACACGCGGACGTGGTGATGCTCTGTCTGGCCGACACGGCGGTGGTGCGCGAGGTGGTGTTTGGCGCCGGGGGTGTCGCTGAAGGTGCGAAAAGCGGCCAGTTGCTCGTGGACTTTTCCAGCCTCGAACCGACCGCTACCCGCGAAATGGCCACCGAGTTGGCCGACAAGACCGGGATGAGCTGGCTCGACTCACCGGTGTCCGGCGGCGTGGTCGGCGCCGAGGCCGGCAGTCTGGCGATCATGGTCGGCGGTGCGGCGGCGGATCTGGATCGGGTGCGCCCGGTACTGCTCAGCCTCGGTCAGCGCGTCACGCACATGGGCGGCATCGGCGCCGGGCAAGTGACCAAGGCTTGCAATCAGATGATCGTTGCCTGCAATGCGCTGGTGATTGCTGAAGTGGTGGCGCTGGCCGAGCAGGCCGGGGTCGATGCGCGCCTGATCGCCGAAGCGCTGGCCGGTGGTTTTGCCGATTCCAAACCATTGCAGATCCTCGCCCCGCAAATGGCCGAGAGCCGTTTCGAACCGGTGAAATGGCACGTGCGCACGCTGCTCAAGGATCTCGACACCGCGGTGAAATTCTCTCGCGAACAAGGCTCGGCCACGCCGATCAGCGGATTGGCCGCACAACTGATGCGCCTGCATGGGGCGCAGGGCTTTTTGCAGAAGGATCCAGCGACACTGGTACAAATGTACCGCGCGCCAGACTCAGCGGATTGA
- the livG gene encoding high-affinity branched-chain amino acid ABC transporter ATP-binding protein LivG → MSREILKVENLSMRFGGLLAVNGVALTVKEKQVVALIGPNGAGKTTVFNCLTGFYQPSGGSILLDGEPIQGLPGHKIALKGVVRTFQNVRLFKDMTAVENLLIAQHRHLNTNFLAGLFKTPAFRKSEREAMEYAEYWLEKVNLKEFANRTAGTLAYGQQRRLEIARCMMTRPRILMLDEPAAGLNPKETEDLKALISVLREEHNVTVLLIEHDMKLVMSISDHIVVINQGTPLADGTPDQIRDNPEVIKAYLGEA, encoded by the coding sequence ATGAGCCGCGAGATCCTTAAAGTCGAAAACCTGAGCATGCGCTTCGGCGGCTTGCTGGCGGTCAATGGCGTGGCCCTGACCGTCAAGGAAAAACAAGTGGTGGCGCTGATCGGGCCGAACGGCGCGGGCAAGACTACCGTGTTCAACTGCCTGACCGGTTTCTACCAGCCATCGGGTGGCAGCATCCTGCTGGACGGCGAGCCGATCCAGGGCCTGCCGGGGCACAAGATCGCCCTCAAGGGCGTGGTTCGCACCTTCCAGAACGTGCGTTTGTTCAAGGACATGACGGCGGTCGAGAACCTGTTGATCGCCCAGCACCGTCACCTGAACACCAACTTCCTGGCCGGCCTGTTCAAGACCCCGGCGTTCCGCAAGAGCGAGCGCGAGGCCATGGAATATGCCGAGTACTGGCTGGAAAAGGTCAACCTGAAAGAGTTCGCCAACCGTACCGCCGGCACCCTGGCCTACGGTCAGCAACGGCGTCTGGAAATCGCCCGCTGCATGATGACCCGCCCACGGATCCTCATGCTCGACGAACCGGCCGCCGGCCTGAACCCGAAGGAAACCGAAGACCTCAAGGCGCTGATCAGCGTGCTGCGTGAAGAGCACAACGTGACCGTGCTGTTGATCGAACACGACATGAAACTGGTCATGAGCATTTCCGACCACATCGTCGTGATCAACCAGGGCACGCCTCTGGCCGACGGCACGCCGGATCAGATCCGCGACAATCCTGAAGTGATCAAAGCCTACCTGGGGGAAGCGTAA
- the livH gene encoding high-affinity branched-chain amino acid ABC transporter permease LivH, with product MPDIYHFFQQLVNGLTIGSTYALIAIGYTMVYGIIGMINFAHGEVYMIGSYVAFIAIAGLAMMGIDNVPLLMTAAFIASIVVTSSYGYSIERIAYRPLRGSNRLIPLISAIGMSIFLQNTVLLAQDSKDKSIPNLIPGNISIGPGGAHEVLISYMQIVVFVVTLVAMLGLTLFISRSRLGRACRACAEDIKMANLLGINTNNIIALTFVIGAALAAVAAVLLSMQYGVINPNAGFLVGLKAFTAAVLGGIGSIPGAMLGGLVLGVAEAFGADIFGDQYKDVVAFGLLVLVLLFRPTGILGRPEVEKV from the coding sequence ATGCCTGACATCTATCACTTCTTCCAACAGCTGGTTAATGGCCTGACCATTGGCAGCACGTATGCCCTGATCGCCATCGGCTATACGATGGTCTACGGCATCATTGGAATGATCAACTTCGCCCACGGCGAGGTGTACATGATCGGTTCCTACGTGGCGTTCATCGCCATCGCCGGGCTGGCCATGATGGGAATCGACAACGTCCCGCTGTTGATGACCGCCGCGTTCATCGCGAGCATCGTCGTCACCAGTTCCTACGGTTACAGCATCGAACGGATCGCCTACCGCCCCCTGCGCGGCAGCAACCGTCTGATCCCGCTGATTTCCGCGATTGGTATGTCGATCTTCCTGCAGAACACGGTTCTGCTCGCGCAAGACTCCAAGGACAAATCCATCCCCAACCTGATCCCCGGCAACATCTCCATCGGGCCAGGTGGCGCACATGAAGTGCTGATTTCCTACATGCAAATCGTGGTGTTCGTGGTGACCCTGGTCGCCATGCTCGGCCTCACGCTGTTCATCTCCCGCTCTCGCCTGGGTCGCGCCTGCCGTGCCTGCGCCGAAGACATCAAGATGGCCAACCTGCTGGGCATCAACACCAACAACATCATCGCCCTGACCTTCGTCATCGGTGCTGCGCTGGCAGCCGTCGCTGCTGTGCTGCTGAGCATGCAGTACGGCGTGATCAACCCGAACGCTGGTTTCCTCGTCGGTCTCAAAGCCTTCACCGCTGCGGTACTCGGCGGCATCGGCAGCATCCCCGGCGCGATGCTCGGCGGGCTGGTGCTCGGGGTGGCGGAAGCCTTTGGCGCCGATATCTTCGGCGACCAGTACAAGGACGTCGTGGCTTTCGGCTTGTTGGTTCTGGTGCTGTTGTTCCGTCCGACCGGCATTCTGGGCCGTCCGGAGGTTGAGAAGGTATGA
- a CDS encoding high-affinity branched-chain amino acid ABC transporter permease LivM: MTKNLKQALFSALLVWAVAYPVLGLKLTIVGINLEVHGTSPAILATIAVCSVLMFLRVLFNQQISKAWKSSPGLPLIPAKASNFLTLPTTQRYIIIALILGALVWPFFGSRGAVDIATLILIYVMLGLGLNIVVGLAGLLDLGYVGFYAVGAYSYALLSHYYGLSFWICLPIAGLMAATFGFLLGFPVLRLRGDYLAIVTLGFGEIIRLFLRNLTDITGGPNGISNIEKPTFFGLTFERKAAEGMQTFHEYFGLEYNSINKVIFLYLVALVLALAALFIINRLLRMPIGRAWEALREDEIACRALGLNPTIIKLSAFTLGASFAGFAGSFFAARQGLVTPESFTFIESAIILAIVVLGGMGSQLGVILAAVVMILLPEMMREFSEYRMLMFGALMVLMMIWRPQGLLPMQRPHMELRK; this comes from the coding sequence ATGACTAAAAATCTTAAGCAAGCACTCTTCAGTGCGCTCTTGGTTTGGGCGGTTGCGTATCCGGTACTCGGTCTGAAACTGACCATCGTCGGCATCAACCTCGAAGTGCACGGCACCAGCCCGGCCATTCTGGCGACCATCGCCGTGTGCTCGGTGCTGATGTTCCTGCGCGTGCTGTTCAACCAACAGATCAGCAAGGCGTGGAAATCCTCGCCGGGCCTGCCGTTGATCCCGGCCAAGGCCAGCAACTTCCTGACCCTGCCGACCACCCAACGCTACATCATCATTGCGCTGATCCTCGGTGCACTGGTGTGGCCGTTCTTCGGCTCCCGTGGCGCGGTGGACATTGCGACGCTGATCCTGATCTACGTGATGCTCGGCCTCGGTCTGAACATCGTCGTCGGTCTGGCCGGTCTGCTCGACCTCGGTTACGTCGGTTTCTACGCCGTCGGCGCCTACAGCTACGCGCTGCTGTCGCACTACTACGGCCTGAGCTTCTGGATCTGTCTGCCGATTGCCGGTCTGATGGCGGCGACGTTCGGCTTCCTTCTGGGCTTCCCGGTGCTGCGTCTGCGCGGTGACTATCTGGCGATCGTGACCCTGGGTTTCGGCGAAATCATCCGCCTGTTCCTGCGTAACCTGACCGATATCACTGGCGGTCCGAACGGCATCAGCAACATCGAGAAACCGACGTTCTTCGGTCTGACCTTCGAACGTAAAGCGGCGGAAGGCATGCAAACCTTCCACGAATATTTCGGCCTCGAATACAACTCGATCAACAAGGTGATCTTCCTCTACCTGGTGGCCCTGGTGCTGGCACTGGCGGCGCTGTTCATCATCAACCGTTTGCTGCGCATGCCGATCGGCCGCGCGTGGGAAGCGCTGCGTGAAGACGAAATCGCCTGCCGTGCGCTAGGTCTCAACCCGACGATCATCAAGCTGTCGGCGTTCACCCTGGGGGCAAGCTTCGCCGGTTTCGCCGGGAGCTTCTTCGCTGCCCGTCAGGGTCTGGTCACACCGGAGTCGTTCACCTTCATCGAGTCGGCGATCATCCTCGCCATCGTCGTGCTGGGTGGCATGGGCTCGCAACTGGGCGTGATTCTCGCGGCCGTGGTGATGATCCTGTTGCCGGAAATGATGCGTGAGTTCAGCGAATACCGGATGTTGATGTTCGGTGCGCTGATGGTGTTGATGATGATCTGGCGTCCACAAGGTCTGCTGCCGATGCAACGCCCACACATGGAGTTGCGAAAATGA
- a CDS encoding ABC transporter ATP-binding protein yields the protein MLQFENVSTFYGKIQALHSVNVEVRQGEIVTLIGANGAGKSTLLMTLCGSPQAHSGSIRYMGEELVGQDSSQIMRKSIAVVPEGRRVFARLTVEENLSMGGFFTDKGDYQEQMDKVLGLFPRLKERFNQRGGTMSGGEQQMLAIGRALMSKPKLLLLDEPSLGLAPIIIQQIFDIIEQLRKDGVTVFLVEQNANQALKIADRAYVLENGRVVMQGTGEALLTDPKVREAYLGG from the coding sequence ATGCTGCAGTTCGAAAACGTTTCCACCTTCTACGGCAAGATCCAGGCCCTGCACAGCGTCAACGTCGAAGTCCGTCAGGGCGAGATCGTGACCCTGATCGGCGCCAACGGTGCCGGCAAGTCCACGCTGCTGATGACGCTTTGCGGTTCGCCGCAGGCGCACAGCGGCAGCATCCGCTACATGGGTGAGGAACTGGTTGGCCAGGACTCGTCGCAGATCATGCGCAAGAGCATCGCCGTAGTGCCGGAAGGTCGTCGGGTGTTCGCCCGTCTGACCGTCGAAGAAAACCTGTCGATGGGCGGTTTCTTCACCGACAAGGGCGACTATCAGGAGCAGATGGACAAGGTCCTCGGCCTGTTCCCGCGCCTGAAAGAACGCTTCAACCAGCGCGGCGGCACCATGTCCGGTGGCGAACAGCAGATGCTTGCCATCGGCCGCGCGCTGATGAGCAAGCCGAAACTGCTGCTGCTCGACGAGCCGTCGCTGGGCCTGGCACCGATCATCATCCAGCAGATCTTCGACATCATCGAACAGCTGCGCAAGGACGGTGTAACGGTGTTCCTGGTCGAACAGAACGCCAACCAGGCGCTGAAAATCGCCGACCGTGCGTACGTTCTGGAGAACGGCCGCGTGGTGATGCAAGGCACCGGTGAAGCCCTGTTGACCGACCCGAAAGTGCGCGAGGCGTACCTCGGCGGTTGA
- a CDS encoding branched-chain amino acid ABC transporter substrate-binding protein yields the protein MTKATKQISKLFAAMVLAGVASHSFAADTIKIGIAGPKTGPVAQYGDMQFSGARMAIEQINAKGGVDGKKLEAVEYDDACDPKQAVAVANKVVNDGVKFVVGHLCSSSTQPASDIYEDEGIVMITPAATSPDITARGYKMIFRTIGLDSAQGPAAGNYIAKYVKPKVVAVLHDKQQYGEGIATAVKQTLEKDGVKVAVFEGINAGDKDFSSIIAKLKQANVDFVYYGGYHPELGLILRQSEEKGLKAKFMGPEGVGNDSISQIAKESSEGLLVTLPKSFDQDPANVALADAFKAKKEDPSGPFVFPSYSAVEVIAGGITAAKSEDPAKVAAAIHAGSFKTPTGDLSFDAKGDLKDFKFVVYEWHFGKPKTEVSPQ from the coding sequence ATGACTAAGGCTACTAAGCAGATTTCCAAACTGTTTGCCGCTATGGTTCTGGCCGGGGTTGCCAGCCATTCGTTCGCCGCTGACACCATCAAGATCGGTATCGCCGGCCCTAAGACCGGTCCTGTAGCCCAATACGGCGACATGCAGTTCAGTGGCGCCCGCATGGCCATCGAGCAGATCAACGCCAAGGGCGGCGTCGACGGCAAGAAACTCGAAGCCGTTGAATACGACGATGCCTGCGATCCGAAACAAGCCGTAGCGGTCGCGAACAAGGTCGTCAACGACGGCGTCAAGTTCGTGGTCGGTCACCTGTGCTCCAGCTCCACTCAGCCTGCTTCGGACATCTACGAAGACGAAGGCATCGTGATGATCACCCCGGCTGCCACCAGCCCGGACATCACTGCCCGTGGTTACAAAATGATCTTCCGCACCATCGGTCTGGACAGCGCCCAGGGCCCTGCCGCCGGTAACTACATTGCCAAGTACGTCAAACCGAAAGTCGTCGCTGTGCTGCACGACAAGCAGCAATACGGTGAAGGCATCGCCACCGCGGTTAAACAGACGCTGGAAAAAGACGGCGTGAAAGTCGCGGTATTCGAAGGCATCAACGCCGGCGACAAGGACTTTTCCTCGATCATCGCCAAACTCAAGCAAGCCAACGTCGACTTCGTCTACTACGGCGGCTACCACCCGGAACTGGGTCTGATCCTGCGTCAGTCCGAGGAAAAAGGCCTGAAAGCCAAGTTCATGGGTCCGGAAGGCGTGGGTAATGACTCCATTTCGCAGATCGCCAAAGAGTCCTCCGAAGGCCTGCTGGTGACCCTGCCGAAATCCTTCGACCAGGATCCGGCCAACGTTGCCCTGGCTGATGCCTTCAAGGCGAAGAAAGAAGATCCGAGCGGCCCGTTCGTGTTCCCTTCCTACTCGGCGGTTGAAGTGATTGCCGGCGGTATCACCGCAGCCAAATCCGAAGACCCGGCCAAAGTGGCCGCAGCCATTCACGCAGGCTCCTTCAAGACCCCTACCGGCGACCTGAGCTTCGACGCCAAGGGCGACCTGAAGGACTTCAAATTTGTGGTTTACGAGTGGCACTTCGGCAAACCGAAAACTGAAGTTTCGCCTCAGTAA
- a CDS encoding DUF2599 domain-containing protein translates to MTKDRSDSAALSRKASSFALACTLPLLVSTVNAQPQTDPLDTLKRINSNYNTLKDACQEPDTGAARGLYYCSGVTLRMVNDGPFNPWDYSPYAIKIGATSYSWIRKDLSTRILIHPAGFILRTPTDAAALKLPVKEQGFTCIYAFDGGTGPERKWYGCGFFDSREPPRAAQGTMNNRNAALAYGTCAEAGVTTAEQWTQKYTGLMKGPIQYGQCSWNAEKPSDWHAMIRVHESRPNTTNKDPFAFSAQVNEFMLKNATATNDGSENMKYIDAFIYNVNSTQNFATRGDQAPPKPENGLNSARNFQKKLQAQGYSVPILRLDFTKPAEQRFSYVAADQAIDEMVMGGAPAARYIADAVWVERYDPGSKKNEWSLKVTPTAEGKAIQASNQDAVYQELFTLRGADSQWRDNEKAAGSMRQQLSCLVQNYPAKTEWNLEPFRPVVSPQEAAKAGCNPVAAPTPQYIASADWIKRYDPGTRKDEWSLSIVPTAAGRALPNEQLGALYEQLFALKGADSNWRDNETSAGSMRQQLGCVLANYRNKTPWNLEPFRPALSEAETRAAGCNPVPR, encoded by the coding sequence ATGACGAAGGATCGCTCAGACTCTGCTGCGCTATCGCGCAAAGCTTCATCGTTTGCTCTGGCCTGCACGCTGCCCCTGTTGGTTTCCACGGTTAACGCTCAGCCACAAACCGACCCGCTGGACACGCTCAAGCGCATCAACAGCAACTACAACACCCTCAAGGACGCTTGCCAGGAACCCGATACCGGTGCTGCGCGCGGGCTGTATTACTGCAGCGGCGTGACCTTGCGCATGGTCAATGACGGGCCGTTCAACCCGTGGGATTACAGCCCCTATGCGATCAAGATCGGCGCGACGTCCTACTCGTGGATCCGCAAGGATCTGAGCACACGCATTCTGATTCACCCTGCCGGTTTCATCCTGCGCACGCCCACCGATGCCGCGGCATTGAAGCTGCCGGTCAAAGAGCAGGGCTTTACCTGCATCTATGCGTTCGATGGCGGCACCGGGCCGGAGCGCAAGTGGTATGGCTGCGGTTTCTTCGACAGCCGCGAACCGCCGCGCGCGGCGCAAGGCACGATGAACAATCGCAATGCCGCACTGGCTTATGGCACTTGCGCGGAGGCCGGTGTAACCACCGCCGAGCAGTGGACGCAGAAATACACCGGGCTGATGAAGGGGCCGATCCAGTACGGCCAATGTTCGTGGAACGCGGAAAAACCCAGCGACTGGCACGCGATGATCCGCGTGCACGAGTCGCGGCCGAACACCACCAACAAGGATCCTTTTGCCTTCAGTGCCCAGGTCAACGAGTTCATGTTGAAGAACGCTACCGCGACCAACGATGGCAGCGAAAACATGAAGTACATCGATGCTTTCATCTACAACGTCAACAGCACGCAGAACTTCGCCACCCGCGGTGATCAGGCGCCGCCGAAGCCGGAGAACGGCCTGAACAGCGCGCGCAATTTCCAGAAAAAACTTCAGGCTCAGGGCTACAGCGTGCCGATCCTGCGCCTGGATTTCACCAAGCCTGCAGAGCAGCGCTTCAGCTACGTCGCCGCCGATCAGGCGATCGACGAAATGGTGATGGGTGGCGCCCCGGCGGCCAGGTACATTGCCGATGCCGTGTGGGTCGAGCGTTACGACCCGGGCAGCAAGAAAAACGAATGGTCGCTCAAGGTCACACCGACCGCCGAGGGCAAGGCGATTCAGGCCAGCAACCAGGACGCCGTTTATCAGGAGCTGTTCACGCTGCGTGGCGCCGACAGCCAGTGGCGCGACAACGAGAAAGCCGCAGGCAGCATGCGTCAGCAATTGAGCTGTCTGGTGCAGAACTATCCGGCCAAGACCGAGTGGAACCTGGAACCTTTCCGCCCCGTGGTCAGCCCGCAGGAAGCGGCAAAGGCCGGATGCAATCCAGTGGCAGCCCCGACGCCGCAGTACATCGCTTCGGCTGACTGGATCAAGCGTTACGACCCCGGCACCCGCAAGGATGAATGGAGCCTGAGCATCGTGCCCACGGCAGCGGGGCGCGCCTTGCCCAACGAACAGCTCGGCGCCTTGTACGAGCAGTTGTTCGCCCTCAAGGGCGCGGACAGCAACTGGCGCGACAACGAAACCTCAGCCGGCAGCATGCGCCAGCAATTGGGGTGCGTCCTGGCCAACTATCGCAACAAGACGCCGTGGAATCTCGAGCCGTTCAGGCCGGCGTTATCGGAGGCCGAGACCCGGGCCGCCGGTTGCAACCCCGTTCCCCGTTGA